ctaataattatatatcgacactaaatatttaaacttctattttatgttaatattcataaatttggaaagctgacaaaaaaagttgaccaaaaaaatacataaatttggaAATCAtgacatttttaaaactaataattatcttttattagcctacttaattatttaatagattttttaaactatttatttaaggatattttttactttttaaagttttatttttaaatctaataattatatatcgacattaaaaattaaaacttatattttatgttaatatacataaatttggaaagctgacaaaaaaaactcaccaaaaaatacataaatttggaAATCatgacatttttaaaattaataattatttttattagcctacttaattatataattttttttaaaaaaactattttttggaaacattaacatattaaaaaaatgatgtGTCATAATCCAATTGGTGGTTTTAAATCCTACGTGGACGTTTTCGatggcttatagcctcaacttttatatagtatagattagttTATTTACGCACTTTATTTACTTCGTCTGTTCCtttctatatattaaatttgtttCATAATAATCGAATTTCTATCACCATTTGAAGTCTCAGGTTTTGTGACATTTGGCATTACGGGAAAGGTCCCATGTATCTCAAACTTCTTACACATGTGGCAAACCATCAGCCTCGTGCATTTGTAAAATCAAAAAAGTTAGTTTATTTACATGGTTTGTGTGATATTTGAGCTTCCTTTCCTACGTAGTCGCTTGTGTTAAGTTCAAACCAATGGCCATAGCTAACTTGGATTCTTCAAATATCTTCTTACTTCATACATATGTCTAACATTGTTGTTTCATCTTATAAGTTATTAACTAACCACGTAAAAATGTTTCTACATTgtattataacaaaataaaccATAACAATGTGAGGATACAAATTAAAGTTACAAGTTTTCCTCAAAATTCAATCATACATCACACACTCTTACGTGGTTGCATACGTGTATATGCATTTATGAGAGCTAACGAGTATCCATTCATTTGCATATACTTTCATACGTTTATATATAACTCTTACTTCCTTATGAAACCACAATATACACTTTCAAATCCCCAAATGGATCACAAACCTCCCAGATGTTTATACACCAAATACATTATACCAGTGATTTACGTCCTATCAATCTCTCATACCAACGCCTATTTCATCACTTCATGCAAACAAACTCCATACCCTAACGTCTGCGCCCACCACATATCTAATTCACCTCTCAACACTTTAGACTACCAAACCGATGGGCTCGCTTTCCACGACCTTGTGGTTAGCTCGACCATGGACCAGGCCGTTCACCTACACCGCCTCGTCTCTAAGGTGAAACGGCGTCGTTCTTTCCACAAACATGCCAAGTCAGCTTTGCTCGACTGCTTGGAGCTTTACGAAGACACCATAGACCAACTCAACCACTCTCGGAGATCATATGATCTTAACTTTTCAGCGCATGATAGACAAACCTCGTTAAGCGCTGCCATAGCTAATCAAGACACTTGCAAAAACGGGTTTAAAGATTTTAATCTAACGTCTTCCTATTCAAAATATTTCCCTATACACGTTCACCGAAACCTCACTAAATCGATAAGCAACTCTCTGGCGGTTTCAAAGGCCGCGGCTGAGGCGGTTGCCGAGAAACATCCAGCGACAGCGTTCACAAAATTCAACAAGCAAGGAAGTagcggaggaggaggtggtggtggtggtcggAGATTGATGTTTTGGGACAACCAGTTTCCTTCGTGGATCCCTCTTACCGACCGTAAACTTCTGGAAGGTTCAGTAACCACGGCTAAACCCGATCTTGTGGTAGCTAAAGACGGTTCGGGTCACTACACAAGTATTCAACAGGCGATAAACGCAGCAGCCAAACTTCCTAGGAGAAACAAGAGACTTGTGATATACGTTAAAGCCGGCGTTTACCGAGAAAACGTGGAGATCAAGAAATCAGTCAAGAACGTGATGGTTATCGGTG
This region of Brassica napus cultivar Da-Ae chromosome C5, Da-Ae, whole genome shotgun sequence genomic DNA includes:
- the LOC106402149 gene encoding probable pectinesterase/pectinesterase inhibitor 6, with translation MKPQYTLSNPQMDHKPPRCLYTKYIIPVIYVLSISHTNAYFITSCKQTPYPNVCAHHISNSPLNTLDYQTDGLAFHDLVVSSTMDQAVHLHRLVSKVKRRRSFHKHAKSALLDCLELYEDTIDQLNHSRRSYDLNFSAHDRQTSLSAAIANQDTCKNGFKDFNLTSSYSKYFPIHVHRNLTKSISNSLAVSKAAAEAVAEKHPATAFTKFNKQGSSGGGGGGGGRRLMFWDNQFPSWIPLTDRKLLEGSVTTAKPDLVVAKDGSGHYTSIQQAINAAAKLPRRNKRLVIYVKAGVYRENVEIKKSVKNVMVIGDGIDSTVVTGSRNVKDGTTTFRSATFAVAGSGFIARDITFENTAGPQKHQAVALRSGSDFAVFYGCSFKGYQDTLYLHSRRQFLKNCNVYGTVDFVFGDATAVLQNCNIYARKPMSGQKNTVTAQSRKDPNENTGFVIQSSTVSTAAETYLGRPWKQYSRTVFMKCSLGEMVNPAGWLPWSGDFALRTLYYAEYGNTGAGASVSGRVKWPGYHVLKAATEAGKFTVENFLDGNYWITAAGVPVNAGL